Proteins encoded within one genomic window of Rossellomorea vietnamensis:
- a CDS encoding class I SAM-dependent methyltransferase, which yields MNVKAKLQNLMDTQYSRPAGVLGWFIGEKMIRQHKPETLWTIENLQLQKNERILEIGCGAGFAMKLIASSNGSYSVTGLDVSETLLQSAALRNKKAIRQKQMSLVHGRVEEMPFPDEEFTAVFSIHSVYFWEDLSKSLKEIERVLSPGGTALITLCDGKDGEDWTTIKKMIQGELLPIMEQLKFTDLRVLEGPVSRGYHTVAVCGVKSSSQ from the coding sequence ATGAATGTGAAAGCAAAATTACAGAACCTAATGGACACCCAGTATAGCCGGCCCGCCGGGGTTCTCGGATGGTTCATCGGGGAGAAGATGATTCGCCAGCATAAGCCTGAAACGCTGTGGACCATTGAAAACCTCCAGCTTCAGAAAAACGAACGGATCCTTGAGATAGGATGCGGGGCAGGATTCGCGATGAAACTGATCGCTTCGTCGAATGGAAGTTACAGTGTCACCGGATTGGATGTGTCAGAAACCCTTCTCCAGTCAGCAGCTTTACGCAATAAAAAAGCCATCAGACAAAAGCAGATGTCACTGGTTCACGGAAGGGTCGAAGAAATGCCCTTCCCTGATGAAGAATTCACAGCCGTGTTCAGCATCCATTCTGTTTACTTCTGGGAGGACCTGTCCAAATCATTGAAGGAAATTGAAAGGGTGCTGTCTCCTGGAGGAACCGCCCTGATCACGCTTTGCGATGGGAAAGACGGCGAAGACTGGACTACAATCAAGAAGATGATCCAAGGTGAATTGCTCCCGATCATGGAACAATTGAAGTTTACGGACCTTCGCGTATTGGAAGGACCCGTGTCGCGGGGGTATCATACGGTGGCTGTATGTGGGGTTAAATCATCATCTCAATAG